Part of the Panicum virgatum strain AP13 chromosome 4N, P.virgatum_v5, whole genome shotgun sequence genome is shown below.
TAGATCTAGATGTCTAGATATTGTTCGCCTTTCACCTTCTCTTTCTATTTATTTATCAAATTAAATCCGTTTTTATATGTGTCTCTCCTCATGGAGTCATCGAACATGTCGTGGTCTGCAGTAGACCTGGGCATCctccgggccgggtcgggttcgggtcgggccaaaaaaagcccggtgttttttctagcggcccgtgcctgacccgacccggtggccgggccgtaaaattgagcccgcacccgacccgacagccagtcgggtcgggtcgggttcggatcgggtcgggccgggcctatgtaaaatatcgggtttcttcgggtttttcgggtttcgggtcaaaatttttagcccgtgcccggcccgtcagtcataccgggtcaaaatttttgacccgagcccgcccatcaaactcttcgggttgggtcgggtcgggctatcgggcgggttgggtcgggtccgtcgggtcgggcagcccatgcccaggtctagtcTGCAGGCTCAGATCGACCTCGGCTCGGGTCGCTCCAGCTTGAGCCTTGACGTAGCAGGCTCGCTCGAGCTAGGCTCAGTGGGGTCGGGGCTCATCTCCTCCCTCTGTTTCTCGAGCAAACCTTTCCCTTCTCTTGGACAGCGACGActcgactgggcgagcggcggcgccgtctgTCACGTCTTCGCCCAGCtctttgccggcgacgagcgcatcctccaggtatgcccgccccttctctttccttgcgctgtgcgagacggagcaccccaaaccgtAGCGAAACTAttttgtattcggatctgaatccagttACAATATACCTAGTACCTACTAACTTCGATTTCGTTTGCAAAAATTATCGGGTCCGCCCCTGCTTCGAAGTCTAGGTGCAGCTTTACATCTCTCTGGCTACTGCTTCTGATGCCTGTGTCTTAGCGTTCATAGTTTTTTTTCCACATCTGATCTGCTTTGCTAAGATCCAGGCGATCTGATTATGCCTTGCTTCCTGTTCTTTCCATCTAGCTTCAAGCGGAAGGCGCCGCTTCTTCAAGATGCCGAGGGCCACGAGCGATGCAAAGCTTCTGATCCAGTCCCTGAGCAAGGCGTATGCTGCCACACCAACAAATCTTAAGGTTGTCCCATTTGACCTCCACTGTCACCTGCGGGTTCAGTTACTATTTGCTTGTTCCTGACCCTTTTTAACTCCTTGTGCTGATTTTTCTGCAGATTATCGACCTGTATGTCATTTGTGCTGTCGCTACCGCCGTGATTCAGGTAAGTTTTAACATTTCTGTCTTTGCTGCTAATATCTAGTTCAGACAGATTTGGAGCCCCAAAGTGGAGGCTCAGAAATTTAGCTCAACAATTACCAGTGCATACCCTATTATCCAGAGATGTTTCCTGTTGCAGACTTTCACATCTAGATAGGACAATAAATATAGCATCTGTTGATGTTTAAGAATTCTACCTGATCAGCTTATCGTGTATACTATCTTGTATCTAGAGATATTTCCTGTTCTGGATTTTCACTATCTATGTGTAGCGTCCGGAGTTGTTTCAAAAGAACAACTTATGTTGTATACTATCTTATATCTAGAGATGTTTCTGTTGTGGATTTTCACTAAACTtaacgagagtagggcaggggttaataggaagttagagctgtggagacgcacgttagagtcgaaagggttcagacttagtaggaccaagaccgagtacatgatgtgcgatttcagcgtgactatgcatgaggggggagacattagtctagatgggcaagtggtggtccagaaggatactttttggtatttaggatcggtgctacaaaaggatggcgacattgatgaagatgttaggcatagaatttcagctagctggttgaaatggcggcaagcttctggcatcctttgtgacaagagggtgccacaatagctaaaaggcaaattctataggacagcaattcgtccggcgatgttatacggtgctgaatgttggcctacaaaaaggcgacctgtccagcaactgagtgtagcagagatgcggatgttgcggtggttttgcgggcacacaaggagggatagagtccggaacgaagttattcgggatagggtcggggtggcaccaattgaggataaacttacccagcatcggctgagatggtttgaacatgtccaacgaaggcctcctgaggcgccgatgcgtaatggggttcttgagcgggtcgataatgtaaagagggttagaggtagacctaaactgacgtgggatgagtcggttaagagagaccttaaggattggaatatttctaaagagatagctttggataggagcgcttggagactagctatcaatgtgcctgaaccttgaacttatttctttcgggtttcatctctagcctaccccaatttgcttgggaaaaaaggctatgttgttgttgttgttgttaataTGAAAATTGTTGAAAATCTGGCAATTTCATTACTTAGTCATTTTTTGTAATATAACCGTGGTAGGCAAGCACCAGCTGCTTGCACAAAAATTGTTAATATGCTAAATTTCAAAATGGATGATGCTGTGTATTTTTTAGATTACAACAAGCTATCAAGTTGCAACTTGCAAATTTTTGCTCTTCCTATCTGCTGGCCACCAGATTGTTTGGGTTAGTGTAGCACATTACTTGTCCCTGGAACTAGTAACCAGATTGCTGTGTAATTTTTTTGATTTGTTACATGAATTACTAGTTGTTGCCTTCTAAATCTAGAATTGATTTACCTCCACCAAAGTTCTTAGGTTAAGTGCAGGTTTTCAATATGCACTTGTTTTACCAACTGAGCCTTGTCATTAAGTTTACAACTCTTCTCTTCAATCGTTTTCGCAACCTAGTTGGGTAATGGGTAGCATGATAATTAACAAATGCCTTCAGAGACTTACCATCATGCTGTTTTGTGTGGCTAAAACAGGTTGCATACATGGGATTGGTTGGGTCATTCCCTTTCAACTCCTTCCTCTCAGGTGTCCTTTCATGCATAGGAACTGCAGTACTTGCTGGTACCTACTTCTTATCCCTTGTCAGTTAGCTCTGGTTATCCTTTTACCTTTCGTTGCATAGTAGATGTTCTCCACCTTTTGTTATTTTTTCAGTTTGCCTCCGCATTCAAGTGAACAAAGACAACAAGGAATTTAAGGTAACTCTTGTTTCATCTTGATTTGCTAGGATCATTTTACTTTCAAGAATATGGCATAACCCTGTTTGCCAAACATTTCCTGCAGGATCTTCCCCCAGAAAGGGCCTTTGCTGACTTCGTTCTGTGCAACCTGGTGCTCCACCTGGTGATCATGAACTTCCTTGGATAAGCAACCGCTGTACACCGAGTGGTTAAGATTTTGTAGCCCCAGATTGTGTACGCTGATCAGTGTGTTTAAATCTTTGGAACTGTCATAATGCCGAGTATCCATATGACTTGTCACAGATTACCTATGTAAAGACAGAATTCTTGAGTCCAGTGTTGACAATGTTATACTGCGAGCATTTGCGTAATTCAAGGAAGTGAAATGGCTATATGTTACATCATTTTTGCTGACACGGATGAGGAATTGTTGTTCATCATGATGGAAATTTTGTTCATCATCCAATATAGATGAGGAATTGTTGTTCATCATGATGGACAAAAGTGTACATCTATATTGGATGCCGGCGTTGCATTCGTCGAGGTCGTGGCATGGATGTTGCCACACGGTACCAAGGTGGCACCCACGTGGACTAGTGACATTTTATTTTTTGATTGAATAATAATAATGTGGACTAGTGCTCTAATGTCCTGGCGACACGGCGGCCCAGAACTCAGCGTCCTGCTCCAGCGCCGCCATATGCTCCGGCGCAAGCGCCACCTCGACGTCGATGCCGCCACAGCTGTCCCGGCTGGTAAACAGCGACACCTTCCCATCGTACTTGTTGACCAATAACAAAGAGCAACAATGACCTCAACGATCTAGTTTCTTGGCCGCGTCCGGCGACACGGCGGCCCAGAACTCACCGTCTcgctccagcgccgccatgTGCTCCGGCGCCAACGCCACCTCCACGtcgacgctgccgccgccctcgcgcccTGGGAACAGCGACACCCTTCCGTCGTACTTGGCCGCCCtgccgctccgcgccgccagCGGCTTCCCCCACCCGAAGTCGCATCCGTACACGTCGAACCGCGGCGAGCCCACGATCACGACGCCGTTCCCGTGCAGCGGCctcagcgccgccggcgccgccaccagtGCCGGCTTCGCCGTCCACGCCGCCACGCGCGCGCGGATGTCGACGTCCGTGTGCGCGGCCACCGCGCGccccacagccgccgccgcccacccgtGCCCGCGCGCCAGCAGCTCCGACGCGCACACGGCCTCCGTCGAGATGGCGTACACACTGTTGCCGAAGTACCCCGCCGGAAGCGGCGGCCGGAGACGCTCGCGGTTGTCGATGGCGAAGCGGCACACGGTCTCCTGGTCCGGGGCCAGCCGCCGGGCGCGGGAGACGCACCGCCACAGGAGCGAGCTCAGCGCCTGGAACTTGGTcacggcggccgcgccggcctccCCGGCCGCCAGGAGCTCCTGTCGCGCCCGCTCCTTGAGCGCCATCAAGGACCCTGATGAGAACTGCAGCATCCTCTCGCGCAGCtgcggtggcgtcgccggcgagtacTGCGTCTTGGTCAGCCATGCCAGGTCAGAGCAGGGGAGCACGatcggcggcgcgccgccgccgtcgggcgaCCATCGCTCGAACAGTGGCGCGCGCGACGTCACCGCGCCGGGGGCGTCCGGAGGCGCGAGCCTG
Proteins encoded:
- the LOC120671051 gene encoding dolichyl-diphosphooligosaccharide--protein glycosyltransferase subunit DAD1 — translated: MPRATSDAKLLIQSLSKAYAATPTNLKIIDLYVICAVATAVIQVAYMGLVGSFPFNSFLSGVLSCIGTAVLAVCLRIQVNKDNKEFKDLPPERAFADFVLCNLVLHLVIMNFLG
- the LOC120671049 gene encoding uncharacterized acetyltransferase At3g50280-like — translated: MPSPPVSVASRRTVRPPPRPRQRIPLTVWDLALLPADYLQYGLLFAPPPVSTAQLVDHLEAALADALAVYYPVAGRLAIEQHRADKGQQVVGCSVSVDCAGQGVEILHAVADVVAIADVIPPDADVPVFVRSFFPLDGAINHEGQELPLFVVQVTELADGVFVGFAYNHALSDGAALWDFLNAWAEIARVRLAPPDAPGAVTSRAPLFERWSPDGGGAPPIVLPCSDLAWLTKTQYSPATPPQLRERMLQFSSGSLMALKERARQELLAAGEAGAAAVTKFQALSSLLWRCVSRARRLAPDQETVCRFAIDNRERLRPPLPAGYFGNSVYAISTEAVCASELLARGHGWAAAAVGRAVAAHTDVDIRARVAAWTAKPALVAAPAALRPLHGNGVVIVGSPRFDVYGCDFGWGKPLAARSGRAAKYDGRVSLFPGREGGGSVDVEVALAPEHMAALERDGEFWAAVSPDAAKKLDR